One genomic window of Tenacibaculum tangerinum includes the following:
- a CDS encoding DUF5606 family protein — protein sequence MEFNKIIAVTGKPGLYEILSQTKTGVIVKSIVDDKRFPITATHNVSLLENIAIYTYEEEVPLARVFKNIADKEEGKEAISHKESANKLTAYFAEALPGYDEERVYASNIKKVIQWYNILAKANFDFSTLTEAEAEETTTEEA from the coding sequence ATGGAATTTAACAAAATTATAGCTGTAACAGGGAAACCAGGTTTGTATGAAATTTTATCACAAACTAAAACAGGAGTTATCGTAAAATCTATTGTTGATGATAAACGTTTTCCTATTACTGCTACACATAATGTAAGCTTATTAGAAAACATCGCTATTTATACCTACGAAGAAGAAGTGCCTCTAGCACGTGTATTCAAGAACATTGCTGATAAAGAAGAGGGTAAAGAAGCGATTTCTCATAAAGAAAGTGCCAATAAATTGACTGCTTATTTTGCTGAAGCTTTACCTGGTTACGACGAAGAACGTGTATATGCTTCCAACATTAAAAAAGTAATACAATGGTACAATATCTTAGCAAAAGCTAATTTTGACTTTAGTACCTTAACGGAAGCTGAAGCAGAAGAAACAACTACCGAAGAAGCTTAA
- a CDS encoding AAA family ATPase: protein MSDVKAVNTLVEKYSQLQQEIGKVIIGQQEAVNYTLLSIFCGGHSLLIGVPGLAKTLLVNTISSALGLHFNRIQFTPDLMPSDILGSEILDETRHFKFIKGPIFSNIILADEINRTPPKTQAALLEAMQEKSVTIAGHHYKLELPFFVLATQNPIEQEGTYPLPEAQLDRFMFSIYLEYPSFEEEVQVVKNTTSITEQTVNPIFSSDEILEIQKLIRKIPVADNVVEYAVGLVGKTRPNSDKATDFINKYIDWGAGPRASQNLILAAKAHAAVHGKYSPDIEDVQAVAIPILSHRIVKNYKAEAEGVTVKDIISSLF, encoded by the coding sequence ATGTCTGATGTAAAAGCAGTAAACACGCTAGTAGAAAAATACAGCCAACTACAACAAGAAATAGGTAAGGTTATAATCGGTCAGCAAGAAGCTGTAAATTATACGCTTCTTTCAATTTTTTGTGGCGGACATTCGTTGTTAATAGGAGTGCCAGGATTGGCAAAAACATTATTGGTAAACACTATTTCAAGTGCTTTAGGATTACACTTTAACCGAATTCAGTTTACACCCGATTTAATGCCCTCTGATATTTTAGGGAGTGAGATACTAGACGAAACACGTCACTTTAAATTTATAAAAGGACCTATTTTTTCGAATATCATTTTAGCAGATGAAATAAACCGTACACCACCTAAAACTCAAGCAGCGTTGTTAGAAGCAATGCAAGAAAAATCGGTAACCATAGCAGGGCATCATTACAAGTTAGAACTTCCGTTCTTTGTGCTGGCTACCCAAAACCCTATTGAACAAGAAGGAACCTATCCGTTGCCAGAAGCGCAGTTAGATCGTTTTATGTTTTCGATTTATTTAGAATACCCAAGTTTTGAAGAAGAGGTGCAAGTAGTAAAAAACACAACATCCATAACTGAGCAAACCGTAAATCCGATTTTTTCTTCGGATGAAATTCTTGAAATTCAAAAATTAATCCGTAAAATTCCTGTAGCAGACAATGTAGTTGAGTATGCCGTAGGTTTGGTTGGTAAAACACGTCCTAATTCAGATAAAGCAACCGATTTCATCAACAAATATATTGATTGGGGAGCAGGACCAAGGGCTTCACAAAACTTAATATTAGCAGCCAAAGCACACGCAGCTGTACATGGAAAATACTCACCAGATATTGAAGATGTGCAAGCAGTAGCCATTCCTATTTTATCGCATAGAATTGTAAAAAATTACAAGGCAGAAGCCGAAGGAGTTACTGTAAAAGACATTATTAGCTCATTATTTTAA
- a CDS encoding DUF493 family protein, which translates to MQDREAFYSKLKSQLEDTTTFPAKYLYKFIVPTDGNQVQEVQDLFNNGGAVINTKKSKTGKYVSVSIHLTVKSSDEVISYYKKAESIKGIISL; encoded by the coding sequence ATGCAAGATAGAGAAGCTTTTTATAGCAAGTTAAAATCACAATTAGAAGACACCACAACATTTCCTGCTAAATATTTATATAAATTTATTGTTCCTACCGACGGTAATCAGGTGCAAGAAGTTCAAGACTTATTTAATAATGGTGGGGCAGTTATCAATACAAAGAAATCTAAAACAGGAAAGTACGTAAGTGTATCTATACATTTAACCGTAAAGAGTTCAGACGAAGTTATTTCCTATTATAAAAAAGCAGAGTCAATTAAAGGCATTATTTCATTGTAA
- a CDS encoding ATP-binding protein, producing the protein MQQKIVLIGGPGTGKSSILKEFIKRGYKCMPEISREVTLKAQKEGIDQLFLEQPLLFSQLLLEGREQQYLEAHQSNEEIIFFDRGIPDVHAYMNYLGSDYPPVFKEKSNQYLYTKVFMCAPWKDIYKSDNERYETFEQSVKIDTFLKEAYEEIGYHIIEVPFGSVQERCDFILHSLKNNV; encoded by the coding sequence ATGCAACAAAAAATAGTCTTAATAGGTGGTCCTGGCACTGGTAAATCTTCAATTTTAAAAGAATTTATAAAGCGTGGGTACAAGTGCATGCCCGAAATATCGAGAGAAGTTACCTTAAAAGCTCAAAAAGAAGGAATCGATCAGCTTTTTTTAGAACAACCCCTATTATTTAGTCAACTACTGTTAGAAGGTAGAGAACAACAATATTTGGAAGCTCATCAAAGCAATGAAGAAATCATTTTTTTTGATAGAGGAATTCCCGATGTGCACGCGTATATGAATTATTTAGGCTCAGACTATCCTCCTGTATTCAAAGAAAAGAGCAATCAATACCTATATACGAAAGTTTTTATGTGCGCTCCGTGGAAAGATATTTACAAATCTGATAACGAACGCTACGAAACTTTTGAACAATCTGTTAAAATTGATACTTTCTTAAAAGAAGCGTACGAAGAAATTGGATACCATATAATTGAGGTGCCTTTCGGTTCTGTACAAGAGCGTTGTGATTTTATTTTACATTCGTTAAAAAACAATGTATGA
- the mazG gene encoding nucleoside triphosphate pyrophosphohydrolase, whose amino-acid sequence MNTRKQQLAAFNRLLDIMNDLREQCPWDKKQTLQSLRHLTIEETYELADAILDNDLEEIKKELGDVLLHIVFYAKIGSEKQAFDIADVANSISDKLIDRHPHIYGDVVVENEEQVKQNWEKLKLKEGKKSVLEGVPKSLPAVIKANRIQDKVAGVGFDWEEPHQVWEKVQEELSELNEEINNNNQEKIEKEFGDVLFSMINYARFIGVNPENALEKTNKKFINRFQYLEEAVKKEGKQLSDMTLAEMDVHWENSKEFFK is encoded by the coding sequence GTGAATACTCGTAAACAACAGTTAGCTGCCTTTAATCGTTTGTTAGATATCATGAATGACCTTCGTGAGCAATGTCCGTGGGATAAAAAACAAACCTTACAAAGTCTACGTCATTTAACTATTGAAGAAACCTACGAGTTAGCAGATGCTATTTTAGACAACGATTTAGAAGAAATAAAAAAAGAATTAGGCGATGTGCTTTTGCACATCGTCTTTTATGCTAAAATAGGTAGTGAAAAACAAGCTTTTGATATTGCCGACGTTGCCAATTCAATTTCAGATAAATTGATCGACCGTCATCCGCATATTTATGGAGATGTGGTGGTTGAAAATGAAGAACAAGTAAAGCAAAACTGGGAAAAACTCAAACTGAAAGAAGGAAAAAAATCGGTTTTAGAGGGGGTTCCTAAAAGTTTGCCCGCGGTTATAAAAGCCAACCGTATTCAAGATAAAGTAGCGGGAGTTGGTTTTGATTGGGAAGAACCACACCAAGTATGGGAAAAAGTTCAAGAAGAGCTTTCTGAATTGAATGAGGAAATCAACAACAACAATCAAGAGAAAATAGAAAAAGAGTTTGGAGACGTGTTGTTCTCTATGATTAATTACGCTCGTTTTATTGGCGTGAATCCTGAAAATGCGTTGGAAAAAACCAATAAAAAATTCATCAATCGTTTTCAGTATTTGGAAGAAGCTGTTAAAAAAGAAGGAAAACAACTTTCTGACATGACCCTCGCTGAAATGGATGTGCATTGGGAAAATTCAAAAGAGTTTTTCAAATAA
- a CDS encoding peptidylprolyl isomerase yields the protein MMQFKIKTLKNISIVFTLFLGLTTLNAQQTKIDGVAVVVGKNIVLHSDIDKFKQEIEQRNEGRVTISDCEMLEELMQLKLLAHHAIIDSVTISQSEIDSRVSRSIAYFTREYGSEEKVVEAYGFNDMEDLKKELGRVQRENVLIEKEQQKITENIDVTPEEIRIYYKGLEEKGELPEIPAEVELQQIILKAEPAKEEEERIINKLNEIKKEVENGASFKLKAIINSNDPAVAQNGGKYIITKDSQFIKEFKETAFSLDEGQISEPIKSVFGYHIIQLHKVKGNQREVSHILMQPEVSDEKLNETKEQIEKIVADLKAEKITFEEAVKKYSEDEETKNSGGLIMNPYTQEPNFELTRMPPELFARISELKKGELSDVFYDETREGEKMYGVILMKNKTETHKADLVQDYVRMQEFALAKKKEEEITKWTKEKIQETYLKLSSDYKKCNFNKDWKKENK from the coding sequence ATGATGCAATTCAAAATAAAAACTTTAAAGAATATTAGCATAGTATTTACCTTGTTTTTGGGGTTAACCACGCTAAATGCACAGCAAACAAAAATTGATGGGGTTGCTGTTGTAGTGGGGAAAAATATAGTGTTACATTCTGATATCGATAAATTTAAGCAAGAAATTGAGCAACGTAATGAAGGAAGAGTTACAATTTCAGACTGTGAGATGTTAGAAGAATTAATGCAACTAAAATTATTAGCGCATCATGCAATTATTGATAGTGTTACCATCTCTCAATCAGAAATTGATAGCAGGGTAAGTAGAAGTATCGCTTATTTTACACGAGAATATGGAAGTGAAGAAAAAGTGGTGGAAGCTTACGGATTCAATGATATGGAAGATTTAAAGAAAGAGTTAGGCAGAGTTCAACGAGAAAATGTATTAATTGAAAAAGAACAACAAAAAATTACAGAAAACATCGATGTAACTCCAGAGGAAATACGAATTTACTATAAAGGATTAGAGGAAAAAGGAGAACTTCCAGAAATTCCTGCTGAGGTCGAGTTACAACAAATAATACTTAAAGCAGAACCAGCGAAAGAAGAAGAAGAACGTATTATAAATAAACTAAACGAAATAAAAAAAGAGGTAGAAAACGGTGCTAGTTTTAAACTGAAAGCAATTATTAATTCTAACGATCCAGCAGTAGCTCAAAACGGAGGGAAATATATTATTACCAAAGATAGTCAGTTCATTAAAGAGTTTAAAGAAACAGCTTTCTCACTAGATGAAGGGCAAATTTCAGAGCCTATCAAGTCAGTTTTTGGATATCATATCATTCAGCTACATAAAGTAAAGGGGAATCAACGTGAAGTTTCTCATATTTTAATGCAACCAGAAGTATCTGATGAAAAATTAAACGAGACCAAAGAACAAATAGAAAAAATTGTAGCCGATCTTAAGGCAGAAAAAATAACTTTTGAAGAAGCAGTTAAAAAGTATTCTGAAGATGAGGAAACAAAAAATAGTGGAGGCTTAATTATGAATCCTTACACACAAGAACCAAATTTTGAACTCACAAGAATGCCCCCAGAGTTATTTGCTAGAATTAGTGAATTGAAAAAAGGCGAATTGTCTGATGTGTTTTACGATGAAACTCGTGAAGGAGAAAAGATGTATGGAGTAATTTTAATGAAAAACAAAACAGAAACGCATAAGGCAGATTTAGTACAAGATTATGTAAGAATGCAAGAATTTGCATTGGCAAAGAAAAAAGAGGAAGAAATAACGAAATGGACTAAGGAAAAAATACAAGAAACATACTTAAAGCTAAGTAGCGACTATAAGAAATGCAATTTTAATAAAGATTGGAAGAAAGAAAACAAATAA
- a CDS encoding (S)-benzoin forming benzil reductase has translation MNIIIITGGSKGIGKALAEKYAQEDYKVYSLSRSIVDLQNVTQISVDLSDTKATHNTFKMLLDDIKKLEVTSITLVNNAGRLGTIANLENISSEDIAKSIHLNTTTPLILSSLFIEGTQHLICKKQIISISSGAAVKPYEGWSVYCTSKAAIDMMTKTIASEQNELEHGVQCNAIYPGVVDTNMQTHIRSTDKKDFKNLQRFIDLKENDQLYTPKYVAETIFNIDTQNKLQNGDIVDIRDF, from the coding sequence ATGAACATCATCATTATCACCGGAGGAAGTAAAGGAATTGGGAAAGCCTTGGCTGAAAAATATGCACAAGAGGACTACAAAGTGTATTCATTGTCTAGGAGTATTGTAGATTTGCAAAATGTGACACAAATTTCTGTAGATTTATCCGATACCAAAGCCACTCACAACACTTTTAAAATGTTGTTAGATGACATTAAAAAACTAGAAGTTACTTCTATTACCTTAGTGAATAACGCAGGAAGACTGGGTACGATAGCGAATTTAGAAAACATTTCTTCGGAAGATATTGCCAAAAGCATCCATCTAAACACCACTACACCACTGATTTTATCGAGTTTGTTTATAGAAGGTACCCAGCACCTAATCTGTAAAAAACAAATCATTAGTATTTCCTCAGGTGCAGCGGTAAAACCGTATGAAGGTTGGAGTGTATATTGCACCTCAAAAGCAGCGATTGACATGATGACCAAAACCATTGCTTCGGAACAAAACGAACTTGAACATGGTGTACAATGCAATGCCATTTACCCGGGTGTGGTAGATACCAACATGCAAACCCATATTAGAAGCACCGATAAAAAAGATTTTAAGAACCTACAACGTTTTATCGATTTAAAAGAAAACGACCAACTCTATACCCCAAAATATGTCGCGGAAACCATTTTTAACATCGACACCCAAAACAAACTACAGAATGGGGATATTGTAGACATTCGGGATTTTTAA
- a CDS encoding YybH family protein — protein sequence MKKLFSIVFLGILLVSCKQEISEETEKQQILSVMEKQEKAWFNHDLEGFMQGYWKSDSLKFYGRNGITFGWQKTLDNYKKGYPTKAHTGTLTFKVNDISKITEGSYSVMGAYHLKRTVGDAEGVFMIIFKRIRGEWKIIADTSC from the coding sequence ATGAAGAAACTATTCAGTATTGTTTTTTTAGGAATACTACTCGTTTCGTGTAAGCAAGAAATTTCAGAAGAAACAGAAAAACAACAGATTTTATCGGTGATGGAAAAGCAAGAAAAAGCCTGGTTTAACCACGATTTAGAAGGTTTCATGCAAGGGTATTGGAAAAGTGATTCTTTAAAGTTTTACGGACGTAACGGAATTACTTTTGGTTGGCAGAAAACCTTAGATAACTATAAAAAAGGCTATCCTACAAAAGCACACACAGGTACGTTAACTTTTAAAGTTAATGATATTTCTAAAATTACTGAAGGATCCTACTCTGTAATGGGAGCATATCACTTAAAAAGAACGGTAGGAGATGCTGAGGGAGTGTTTATGATTATTTTTAAAAGGATACGAGGTGAATGGAAAATCATTGCAGATACTTCGTGTTAA